TATACAACGCAAGTAGGGCGTCACTGGCTGCACGCGTAACCGATTATAATACCCCAAAGCACCGATCAGAATCAAGCTAGCAAGCTAAAAACACAACGGGGGCCGAGGATGCGATATTAGGGCACGTATGGATCGTGATTATGGCTCCCCTTCTGCACACCGCAGATTATAAGGGCCTTAAGGCCTGCTCTGCTGCAACCGGCAAAGCTCACCTCGCAGGGCCCGGTTTCTCAGCCGCTGCTTCAGCCGACATCTTGACGCAGTTATCTTCCTGAAACGATAAAATGGACGAGTCCTTCACAACCGGCGGGGGACGCACACGGCACCTTCGCGGGATTTCTTGAGGGTTTATAATCGGCAATCACCGAACGGAAAAGCCCGCTTTGTTTTTTTCACGTTTCACCAGTGTAAGCGAAGGAGGCTGTCCCTAGGATCTCCACCGCTAAAATGGCGGCTGCACCGCGCAGAAAGTGGCTTTTCAATAGCGCCCAcgaagtgcattctgggatttgCTTTGTGTTCGGCCGACACGGCGGCGCCGGTAACTAAGCGCCTTTAGTGACCGACCTGGGATCGGTGCACTTCTGCATACACTTCTCTTACACACTCGGAGGCGACTAATACAACAGATCCcggaacagtttttttttttttacgggcATAGCGTTAGCAGCACCGTCGGGACGGAAAGGCTCAACGGCAGTTTTGAGAAATCAGTGGGATCTATGAAAACGTTTAATCAGTTTAATTGTGGCGAATTTTTCTTTTTGCGGATGTAAAAAAATAGAGATCAATATGAGAAATGTAATGCAGATGTAAAGAGTAAATGGAACAAGTACCAAGACTCCAGAACTGTCGAAGTTGCAGCTTAGAAATGAATTATACTATTGGGGGCGCGCGTCACGGCAATTAGCTTCTATCAATACATCCATAGTTACTTACCCAGTATCTTACACGGTCACAGTGACCCTGGAGCCTACGCCAGAAAACACAGGGCGCGAATCACATAACACACATTCATTGCATCCATGTTGATAATCCCACAggttctcactgctgatttcctagagctgctagattccctcaacctacaacaacatgttaatgtccccccacattccaggggtcacacacttgacttggtcatttcaaacttcgcccccatcagtaatctacaggtatatgatcttggtatctcggaccataaagtactgtcaatggagctgctctttctctccccccatatcaaaccaaaacgtcagatccatttcagaaatctgaagaacatcaatgcagatgccctggccctgaACCTTAAATTTCTATCCTCTGAACCTACCAGCTCCCTGTCTGTTGCTGACCTCATAGATTTCTACAACCAGTCCCTGAGCAGTCTCCTGGACTTCCACGCCCCCTTAACATCCAGATCTCATTCTCGTGCTCAGCACCTTGGTACACCTGCGAGCTACGAAAAATGATGGTGGCTGGGCGTGTCCTTGAGCGGCGGCTCAAGACCTCTGGGTTGACTGTCCACAAACAGGCTTACAGGGAACACAGGAGGGCGTATGCAGAAGCTCTGAAGGCTGCACGGTCCAGGTTCTATTCCACCATCATCAGCAACAGCTCCAGAAACTCCAAAATACTTTTTTCAACTATAAATCACCTTCTCAAACCTCCTTCACCTGCCCACTCTGAGGCCACCGAggagaggtgcaacatgcacatcaatttcttcagacaaaaagttgataaaATCCGCTCATACCTCTccatgatcttctgatgacagcagatactggttccccttctctactcatcctccttgacctgacagctgcttttgacacaatagaccataacatcctccttcaccgcctgcaatgcaccattggactctcaggaactgttcataactggttcacgtcatacctaactggcagaaccgaacatgtcgcCCTTGGCAGTGCTCTGTGCTAGGCCCCATCCTTTTTACCATCTACATGCTCCCCCTTGGAAATGTCATTAGCAGgcatggtttatctttccactgctatgccgatgacactcagctTTATCTCAGGACTACCCCCACCTCCTCTACTGCTCCTCTGCCAACATCCACACTAACTACCTGCCTGGAGGAGATAGAGGCGTGGATGAGGCTCAACTTCCTTCAGCTGAACAAATCCAAAACAGAAGCCATCTTAGTAGGCACACCACACCATCTCCGCTCTTCTACCATCACCAGTATCACTTTCTCTGGCCAAAACATCCACCTTTCTACAGCTGTCACCAATTTGGGTGTTAAAATGGATTCTCAACTCACCTTTGACACCCACATCAAACACCTCTGTAAGTCATCATTTTACCACCTCAAGAACATCGCTAAACTCCGCCCAACACTTTCCCTGGCAGATGCAGAGAAGCTCGTCCATGCTTTTGTCTCCTCCAggttggattactgtaatgcactCCTCATTGGGATTCCTGGCAAGAATATTCAGAGACTTCAGTATATTCAGAACAGTGCTGCCAGGATCCTGATGAGGGTGCGAAAGCATGATCACATCACCCCCATCCTGAAAACCGTTCATTGGCTCCCTGTCCCGCTCAGGATAGAGAGCAAGGTCTCCCTTCTCACCCATCAGTGCATCTATGGACATGCCCCCCTTTACTTACAAGAACTCCTCACCCCCCATACCTCCTCACGCACACTCCGCTCTGTACACACTAACACCCTCCAAGTCCCCAGAACCAAGCTCCGTAGCATGGGTGATAGGGCCTTTTCATCTGTGGCACCAAGGCTGTGGAACGCCCTCCCTGACTACCTGAGAGCCCCACAGTCGactgatgttttttaaaaaaatctaaaaacctATCTTTTTAGAATGACATTTAGTTgagtatttttactttttactctttatagtctagtctttgtattttattttatattattatattttatagtatttttattacactactcttttactttgtagcactttgagattgctagaatataaagtgcaatacaaatacaatttattattattattattattattattattgcagctGGTGCAGGGCACCACTTGGGCTTTGCCTTCTACTCAGGAGTGTCAGAGAACATCCCCACCATGGAAATCACAGCCTGGTTTGGTATCTGCTTTGCCCTGGACTGTAAAGCTCTGCAGAGGGCAGAACACATCTGTAAGGGTCATCCGCTCTCCCTGCAGGACATTTACCTCACACTATGCATGGGACACGACCCACCCAGACAACTGCCTCTTCTGTTGTCTCAGTGAGATTAACCGAGAGGCTCAGAAGGAGCTTCTGCCCTCAAGCTATTTAACTACTTAATATTTAATTGACACTTCTAATTCATATTTTCTCCTTAGTTAAGCACCTCACACTTCGTTTGATCTGTGCTGCACATCTCTGgtgtttaatctttttttttagagCATAACTTTTCAGTTTCGTTGTCCAAATGACAATGGCAATAAAGATTATCTTTATCTTTCTTATGACATATTCATTATATTGTTACttttaatgtatttaatgtGCTATCACCATTTATTACGGCGGAGTTCACCATCTTGCATATCACTGCAGGTTATAATCTGACTGTATACATGTGACAAATTAACCCCTTCAAACCAAACAAGGCTTGGCAACAAATATGAACACAACAGACAGTTGTTGAGACATTAAAAgataaatgaagtagtttttccCAGAACAGATTTCCTGTTAAAATACGCATTAGTAAGGGTCGTCATGTGCATCACTTTTACTGTGGAAATGTTATGGAAATGGAAACAGGACATGATTTTTCACTCTGCGCACTTTCAACTTCCTGCAGCCACAGACCAGACAGTCTTAGTCCTGTCTTATCTGACACTGTCAGGGGTTCCTCTGCCAGTAACATCTCGGCTCAACCACCCCCCATGACCCCCATTCTGTAGATATCTACAAAAACCAGGCACTCAAAATAGCAAAATTTCCTGCCCAACTGATTTTCTGctgaaatgctaggaatatgacATTCATGTTTCCTCTGAAATGTTTACTGCTCCAAGATCGGCATTCCCAGTAAACCCTTAACCACTTAGGTCCATTGTGGCATCTTGGTTCATTCCTGATTGTCCCATGAAATCGTACTTTTGCTTGACCCCCAGCATTCCACCCTACGAACATTTGGATAGTAGGTTTACAACGCATTCACGTGCCACGGAGGGTGCATGAGGAAATGGAACCACTAGGTGGTGCTCTCTCTCAACGCCAATGACAACAACCTGCACCGGCTTTGACTAAGCTCTATTTCAGTATCCCTCACTGTAAATAAGATGTTAGACACTGCTTGTTGTCACACCTAAATTACTGTACTCCATGGGAAATATCTGTGAAACTAAACCAGTGCTCAAACTAGAGACTCCAATTCATTAATGTAAgatattttcagaacaatgtggAAATGAAATGAGATTTACTGAAAGCACTTAGAACAGAAGAATACCCATATCGTCACTGATATGCGGCCAGTTGCTCTTTAAGGAGGACAGTGCGTCTAGAATTTTGGACTGGACATCAAACTGTAGAGAAAACACCTTGAGATCAGTAATGAATCGTTTTTAACAAAGCCGTTTCCTCTAAGAGAATTCAAAACTCAGTACCGTCCATTGAAGGTGCTTTTTCTTTGGTGTTTTAAGCAAATTTGTAAATGTTCTGATTTGTCCCACAAACCCCAAATGCCAAACATCAGCCAAAGAGAACAACAAGGCTTGGAAACAGCAGGAGCAGGACCCCACACACCTATAAGGGGATGTGACTCATTTTAATGAATCATTATCATATTGTACCACGTTAGCATTCCATAATAGCCCCAACTCAATGTCAACGGTCCTGAACGACCCCTgggacacacaccacacacaaaaTACAAAAGCGATGAGCacactgttttgtttgtggGCAAACTCATTTTTTGAAGCGGTTAGCAAATCTGTCACAAATCAAGATGTCGGTTAcaatctctgccccccccatacaGGTAAAAGTGACATAGGTAAGATACGATtgtaaaaatttaaaaacaataataaaccaCCACAAACTTTATATAAAGTACCACCACAAACCATGTGACGCGAGGCTGGCCGAATGTTTTAGGACAGTAATTTCCAACCcgttccttggggacccacagacggtccaggtttttactccctctcagctccttgCCAGaaagtgcacatttttgctgggggctgggagagagcaaaaacgtggactgtctgcggtccctgaggaccggaatGGAAAACACTATTTTAGGGGAAGGTCTGCAGACTGTTATTGGCTTCGGCCGGACAGCTCATGACAGCTGATAACGAGGCACGGGCCATACGCCCATGCTGTGCAAAGAGGCGTCATTTCCATACAATAACAATActattaaaacaacatatatgtTAAAACCTGAATACCTCCACCCTCAACAATATTCACAAATATTTCACACTCATGAGAGCCAACATCTTAAAACAAACTGGTCACACAGCTATTTTAAAGAGCGCAACACTAATAAGCAGGTTAATGTAAGTGCATTTTGTCCATAAGGAGGCGAATTTGACCTGTCACTGTAGTAACGGTTCTGTAGGCCTTTCACACGAAGGCCGTAGTTCATAAAACATCTATGGAGTTATGGAAGTGCAGCAGTTCAAAGGAAACACAGCGAAATTCTACATCAGGGGGATTCCAGCTCATTAGGTGATGTGAGAGGGAAGCatggacccacacacacacacacacacacacacacacacacacacacacacacacacacacacacacaccccttgacttaaacacaaacacagccaCACAACGTAACAGCCCCCAGGAGAATTAAAAATCATCTAATATGTCCCCATCCTCAGATGTAGTGTATTGAtactagtgatggacaaaatgctgaataatttgctgtattttctgaccctactagatggtgctctcagtTCAAAAAAAAGGGCACATAGCATGCCAAAAGCataccaagagcaccatctagtgggatcaaaaaatacagcaaatggttcaagaGGCATCATTTTGTCCGTCACAAATGAATACCACTGAATAGCACATACCATTCAGTGGAGATGCATACCCaactattaaaaagaaaacttcaGAAAATAAGAAAACATCAAACATTGATTATCAAATGTCCATTGTtcgacatacatacatacatgtattcagttctgaaaaagtctatttaaaaatcttttttaaaaaaaggggaCTCCGAAGTGGATTCCAGTTATTTTAGTGATCATCACTCGGAACCTGGTGGATCAAGATCGACTCCTTCAAAGGAAATTCCAGGGCATGAAGCCAAAGCCTTCAGCTGACACAATCTCCAAAAACCCCTTTCGACGATGTCTCGGACACAGATGCGTGTAAACGTGTGAAGGCTTTGCATGGGTATATTCGCACAAATTGCACACGGTAAAGCTGAGTGGTTCTTACACTGCAGATAGGACCCAAGGTAAACTGTGTGCCGGAGGCAGTGAGTTACTGAAGAGAAGGTCAGGGATCAGAGGAGTGAATTATTCTGGAGGATGCCAGAGGGAAAAAGGACTGAGGTGTTTCTTACAGCTTGTTCATTCTGGACAGTGACATCGAGAATTACTAATCACGCTACATTTCACACCACTCTTACATTTGAGAATAAACAGTGGCAGAATACCTGTTCATTAAAAACTCTCTTTTGGGAAATGTAGCGTAAAGGAATCCTACCGTTTGCTAGCAGGACAGTGTGTCCAGGCACACTGACCGGCAACTTGCAGGATGCTGTTTAATACTGGGGAAGGCAGCGGGGCGAGGATGCGTCCCAAAGTAAGACTTGGTGTAGCAGAGCACTTCCTGTCCAGGGAAATGTACACAACTAGGCAGCAGAACGCTGCAACACAAGGCAGCCAGATAAGCCAGGAGGACGAGGGAATGGGGAAGCGTGGGCAGGGGTGTCCGTAAACATCAGGGCAGGACACTGAGAATAGCAGGAGGCTGAAGATGACCATGTCATGTGAGGGGGAGATGCCTGACTGTTGTTTccttacagcctggatggggggGATTTAAAAAGCAGAGGTTTACCCTCGGCTCACACACAGAACAATCCCATAAGATTTCTTAGAACCACTTAAATTGGATTTGCATAACTAAAATGACATCGACATTCGCTGCCCTGCGAATGAGCCTGTTCTGAAATCCAAAGTGTTCTGTTGAGGTCACAGGTGACTCCAGCAATCGGCTCCTCGAGAGAGACAGGGATGAACATGGAGCCGGTCCCGCAGGGATAAAGCACCTTGTCAAAACTGGATCGAGCCCCACCTCTGGCTATTAAAACCAGGCGACAGTTGCCACTCAGTATTATGTTACCTTGCTCTCCACGTTTAGGAGCCCCAAAAAGGCCATAATGACGGGGAAGGGTAAAGTAAGTGCTgtaatatattaaataaatctttttaaaaaaaaaaaaaaaaaaaaaacagaaaggagAGGATTAAGCCATGCGTGGCAGCCCGAGCTGTCTCATACAACGGTCTCATCCGCTGTCATCTTCATCAGCTTGGTGGAAAGCAAGGAATGCTGGGCAGAACAGGCAGGCTTGACATCGGGAATCAGCAAGCGCACTTTCTGATTGGTTCGCCTCCACTCGGAGTACAGCTGACAGTGGTAGCGGAAGGATACCTGCAGAAGGGGGCGACACAAAGCATAATGTGATGGAAGGATCAAAATgaccacctgtagggggcgccggCAAGCTCAATGTGGAGGATTCAAGGGTTTGTCTTGCTTTAGTTACAGGGAGAGCTAATATTGCAAGGCTGAGAGTTACATAAAAACCACGACTGTCAAGGGCAAAGTCCTCACCAGGGTCCACAggacataaatggtaaagagAGCGATGGTGAGGGCAATGAGGCCCACAGCTTCAAGACGGCTGTTGAAGTGAAGGTGGTCCTGGGCCCCACGGAGGCACAGCCAGCCAGAAATGGCTGCCAGCGGAGTGATGAACAGGAAGCAGACCATGTCGCACAGGAGCGTCCGCTTCTCGTTACGCGGCCCGGGGTCTTGCAGCCACTAACAGGGCAGCGGAGAGGCAGCCGTTAAAGAAGGAAAAGGCCAATGACCAAGGCTGAGGCAGTAACCGTGGTTACCTCTgtgagggggcgtggccggCGTTCCACGCTGAACTCTGTGTGACAGAGCTCACAGTAGCTGGTGTTCGAGGAGGACAACCACTTTTCCAGGCAGCTCCGGTGGACAGCCCCCAACGTGCCTGTGCACTCGCAGGGGGACAGGAGGCCCTCACCAGTCCCCCCCTCATGGCAGATGCGGCATATGGGCCCGTCGCTGCGTCCCAGGGTTATAAGTGAAACAGCTTCAGAATTTGAATATTTAAGACAGCAAAGTCAACAGGCAGAGATTGATTAACACTAAAAgcaggtggggggcaggggggtggtgGCCTTTTCGGAGTCTTAACCATTAATCAAACTGGCTGGATGTAACATCAACAGATAGACGGAGGTCTTTTGGAATCTTAACCATTAACCGTGTAAGAGTAGTGACACAGAACCAATTTTCACGACAAGCCAGCCATACAACAAGGAGGATACCTCTGCATGCCCAGAGCCCGGATGACCGTGGAGAGCAGCCGACCGTCCTTGGCGGTGACCTGAGTGACGTACTGGGCGTGCTGCACGTTGGCCTCCCGCACGGCCTTTGACACGTCCCCACCAGCCATGCAGTCACACAGAGACCCTGGCAGGTGACAGCACTCTCCCGTTGTCATGGCCGTCTTgccggcgggggtggggggggcgggggagcgcTCCCCCTGGGGACTGGGTCTTAAGTGGAGTATATCTAGACCTGCAGAAGATAAAATGGGTTAGAGGACAGCGCTAAACGTTTAAAGCTCACCCAGTTAGACAAAACAATTGTCCTGAGACAATTCGTTTTGACAACTGACTTGGTTTGTGTGTTTGGCACCCCAGTGATGGGAAGTGTGCTCCAAAAGACCTTATGCCCAGTGACAGATCAACAGCACGGCGTGTCAGCTCCTAAATAAAGTAAATAGCAAAACAAGAGCAAGCCTCTAACTTGTCTGCTTATCCGACAGACTGAGCGGTAATATAAATAAGGATAAAAAGACTACAAATCAATGCATTTAATAAGGCCTTCATGTCGGTCCAAAGCCCCGTTTTCGACTCGATCTCTGTCTGCTTCAGCTTAGATGCACATTAATAATTGTCTTAACAAATTAGCTGCACTAACAACCATCAGTTGGGCTCGACTTCGCCCGGCGGTTGACCGTAGCTTCTCGCTGCTGGAATGCAACGGGCCGGGCCCCGCCGCCCGGAGCCCACCGGCTACCACGGGCCTCTTCGGACAGGGGCTTATGCCGTCCTAGGGTGAAGCGACCACGGCTGCTTATACAAACTACCTGTGCAGTCAGCCGGGGCGTTAGCCGACTAGCTTTGCTAGCGCAAGTCCGTAGCCGTCGCCGCTAATATCCGAGCAGAGTTTGAACTTAATGGCGACCCACAAGTAACGGTAAAGGAATATTCTCACTACATTAATATGACCAAAGGCTGCCATTACAGATTACCTATTATAGCAGTAACCAAAGTGGTAATCGCTAGCAAGCTAACTGCATATACGGCTACTGTCTATCGAAGCTGACATATAATTacgattctatatatatatatacttaccGGATAGCTACATCTCTCTTATTTAGTTTTACAAGTGACAATGAGAACACTCACTGCAGACGTATAAATATGTTTTAATGCGCCGAGATCAGCCGTTAGCTAGCTGGCTAAGTGCTAGACGACCAGCTCCTCCCGTCTCTCTACGCTAACAGCGTAAACTGGTTTGCTTCTCGCCTGCTAGATATCGAGGATGCGCTGGAGAATTGCACAGTCTGCGTAGCTCAAAATCGCGCGTCTCCAGCTGTGTTGCTATAAAACCTATTAAATGAAAGACATCGCAGCTGTACGAGAGGGAAATGCATTTATTATCATCAATGGTTTTAGACTTGTAATATTTCTAGACGTTTAAAACGTTTTGCAACGTTGTTAATACATGTATACCACCCATCTATCTCCCAATCATTTATCCCTGGCAACACGGCACAAAGCAGAAGAATGCCCCGGGCAGGACTCAGACACTCACGAATTGCAGGCAGTTACATTTCTTTGGAGTGCAGGAGGAAATCGAAGAGACGCTATAGGAGATCATACAGACATACAGAGcgaggtgggattcgaacccacagtCAACAGTTCCTCCCCTGCGTGTGTATCAGTTacgttaaatatttatatttcaaaTGTTTATCTGACACAATATAAGCAATAGTTTCAATCAATGTCGTTTATAAATGCTATTTCTCATATTATAGGCCTACCACTTTATTTTTGACGGAGCCCTGACCAATTTCACACATACAATTCAGAGCTAGTTTTGCAAACAGTGTGCAGATTTTCAGATAACCAAGTGAGTCTTATACCGCAGTTCGTGCTTTACTCTGAAACAAGTAGACAGTGTAGAACCGTACGTCATTGTGATACTGTATTTATCAGCCGCGCTTATCAAATACGTACAAATTAAATGACACGCATATATAGGCCTATTTACACAACGAACAACAGAAAGCACAGAAATGAAGAAATATTCAACTTGCGCTGTGAATGACCAATCTATATAATTTTGAtaaaatgaatatctttaaaattaAAGGTTCGATTAAACATTAAGAGGCTACTGATGACTTATGGAAAGATAATATCATATTGTTGGAACAAAGTCTATACTGAAAAGAATATTtattagataaaaaaaatacacacaacATAAAGTGTAATATTCGTCCATGTCGCAACGAAGTTGAATTTTATGcattaaaatgaaatgtttgaaaATACTCCCCAATTTCTCTTACCATATAATTTGCCGACGGGGGTGTCCAGGCCCTCGCCTGATAccacactctcagaaaaaagggCAAAAAATTGTACCTT
This genomic interval from Brienomyrus brachyistius isolate T26 chromosome 21, BBRACH_0.4, whole genome shotgun sequence contains the following:
- the LOC125716667 gene encoding E3 ubiquitin-protein ligase MARCHF2-like; this translates as MTTGECCHLPGSLCDCMAGGDVSKAVREANVQHAQYVTQVTAKDGRLLSTVIRALGMQSDGPICRICHEGGTGEGLLSPCECTGTLGAVHRSCLEKWLSSSNTSYCELCHTEFSVERRPRPLTEWLQDPGPRNEKRTLLCDMVCFLFITPLAAISGWLCLRGAQDHLHFNSRLEAVGLIALTIALFTIYVLWTLVSFRYHCQLYSEWRRTNQKVRLLIPDVKPACSAQHSLLSTKLMKMTADETVV